From the Hevea brasiliensis isolate MT/VB/25A 57/8 chromosome 13, ASM3005281v1, whole genome shotgun sequence genome, the window CCAATGGATGATAGGGTACTATTGCCGAAGTCATTAAAACTTAAATCAAGAAATTCCAAATTGCTAAGTTTTGATAGTCCTTCAATTGTGCACCAAAGCAGTTCTAGTTAGTGACTTTACatgtaattttcttttttcttaaaaaaagtgtgtgtgtgtgtgtgtgtgtatatatatatatatatatatatatatattatacttttaaattttttaatatatattatttatttattttataatattaaatttttattattgtaaaataaatattttcttaaataattattcaattttagtCATAGAAAGTTATAGTATAGctttgtttataaaaaaaaaaaaaagaaggtcaTTATTTTTAACGGTTGAAAAAGAGTAATTTTATTATGAtggaaaacttaaaatttatctcTTCAaaggtttaattaaattatttttcaattttcttaaaaaGTTCTTTTTGCAAATTACCTTAAATTTTCACAAGTGAATAACTCAAGAATCTGCAAATTTTCAAGTCTCTATAGTCCTCCAcaagcaaaataaaaaaaaaaaaaaaaaggttaaaatTTGTGCTTGCATaagattgaaaaataaataaaaggagaccttgaaaaattgtaatataaAAATATCACAATTTGAGCTAACCTTGAAAATTAGTTATATTTTCCAATCTGTTGTCGATCAATGTTAAAGATTTTAAAGATGAAAATACACTTAGAAGTGGTATGATGCTATTGTTGAAATTGTTGGATGACAAATCAAGAAACTCCAAATTTTGAAGACTTGATAGTCCTTCAAAAGTCATAAAAGAGTGTTAGTCAAGTTTGTGCTTGAAAATTGAAATATAAGTACATAAATTAATGGAAAATCCTCAAAAATTAGAACAAGGAAACATTTTAAGTTGAGCTAACCTTGAATATCAGTTACACTTTCCAATCTATTGTCGGCCAAATTCAATGATTTTAAAGATGAAAGATGGCCAATAGATGATACAATGCTCTTGTTGTTGAACCAGTTATATTCTAAATCAAGAAACTCTAACTTGCTGAGCCTTTCTAATCTTTCAAAACCTGCATCATAAGAGGTAGATACCTAGttagatttatttattatttattgttttcgagttgtcaaaaaaaaaacttaattatgTTTCAATCATAAAACTATGAAAATATCTAAATAATAGTTTCAAACTACTTTTTGTTATTAGCAGCTTTTAtcaaatattagaaaaaaaaacttaaaatattaTGAAACAAAAGATGTATTAGTTTTTGCATAATTATACGATAATGCAAGACAAATTAATATTCTACCTTCATTCTCAACACAATCAATAATATGATTGTTTCGTAAGCTAAGACTCGTCAATTCTTGAAAAGGAAGAAACAAAGAGGCATTGAAGCACCATTCAAAGGCCCAATAATCGCGCCGAATACTGAGTTTGGAAACTCGTCCAGTGGTGGAGCTGCAGTGAATATTTTCCCATTTACAACAGTCATCGGTAAGTAATCCCCAAGAAAAGAGTGACATGCGTTCAGGATAATTGAAAGAAGCCTTGAGTTGCAAAAGAGCATTTCTCTCATTCTCCAAACAACCATCACAGCTCCACCATCCCTCTAATAATGAAGCTATTACTAAAGCAACCAACAGCTGCTTAATTAGCCTCATTTCAGTACTTGTATGCGAAATATAAACAATTATTTCTCTTCAATTACGCAATGAGGCAACAGCCTAGCACCTTTGGGCTTTTATAGACCCATGTTGTGTAATAATTTTAGTTGAGCTTCCCTGCTTCATCaactattatattattataataatgaaAAGAAACCGAGAGTGCAACGACCACCAGCTTTTCATCAACTgtttaaaattggagaaaatagtgCAATCATATACAATTGTTTTTATTCTAACTATTGATCATGATAATCACATTATATAATCAACGGTTAAAGTGCAATTATTGCACATATAATCACAAGATAATTATTCTGAAAACAGGGCCATATTATTctattgaaataattttttttttcacccaATCAAGTCTCCTCCCTTCTTCTCCTTTGTATGGGCTTTTGAGTAAAATAGCATAAGAAGATTGGCAAGTCTctgaaatttattttcttttatccacAAAGCTTTTTCTGGCCTTTTTTATACAGcaaaaataaaaagacaaaagtggaaaaaaaaattatcaccAACGTCACGCATATTTCATGTAAATCAACAGTTATGCAATTATAATGAATCAAATttgatttaatataatatattttttcaaaatctacaattattttaattgaaaccGTGTTTGAGGTTTGATATTATAATGGAAAGGTTAAAAAtgtatttttagaaaatattattttaatgctGTTAAAAAAAAGGTTTAATTATTTTAGaattgtataattaaaatatattgaatttaattaatttcaaaccaatatatatatatatatatatatatatatatatatatatatatatatatatataatgaattgttgttccaaataatattttaaaagccatattaaaatatatagaatttaattaatttctaatattttacgaGTAGGGTTTGATTAGCACAATGGTAGGTTGAATTATTTACAACTCTGATAATCAGTACAAAAAGTTGATCCATGCTCAGTTATTTTATATCTTATAAATCAAAGCCAATTTCTGCAAATGTTCATGTTTTGCTGCTTTCTGTGGTCCATAAGTTGGGGAATGGTCGCTGACTTGCAGGTCTTGATTTGAAATGGAACCACCATATTTTAATGCTCTCATGTTTGTATTTACTTTATTTGTGATTTCCATTCCACCCCTTAGACTGTGTTTGTTTTGAAGGAAAATAATTTTACTATCCATTCCATTTATGTTCGGCTAAGAAGAAAATAGATagaaaggaaaatttttaaaggaaaataaaTGTTAGATTCTACTCCCATTTTCTTTTCAAATTGAATGAAAGTgggagaaaatgtttaaaattgcAAAATTATCTCCTTATTTGtagattattttttaatatttaatgataaaattacaattttattatttaaagaaaTAACTTTCCTTTCAATATATATTTTCTTTCCTCTTTTCCTTCCTTCCTATTATTTTCCTTCCTTTCAATATATATAATCATTGTATTCTTTTATCTTCTTCCaattattttctttcctctcATTCAAACACaatgttatttctttctatattaaaacaagaaaaattattatttaatctctctattttaacaaaattaactatttaattttcttattttcaaaaatatattaGTAGTTGTATTTTGTTACGTGTACTCTTTAGTCTTTTCATCTATTTTAAATCAAGTTTTCTTGTCAATGTATTTAAAAGAGAGATAACTTAGAAAATAGAAAGAGaatatgtaattatattttttaaattacaggaattaaatgaaattacaaaCGGATGCATAAAATAGCCGTAAGGAGTTAGCagtaaatggaaaaaaaaatggtAAGCAGTTGAGCTTCCTAGCTTCGTTAACTaccaacttctttttttcttcttattaGCCAAAAATATTATCATAATGGTAAAAAAGAAAGAGGGGGTGGAACAACCACAAGTTTTCATCACCACTCATCATACTTTAAAATTGGAAAAAATAGTGcaatcatataaaataattttattttaaccaTTGATCATGGTAATCACATTATAATCAACGGCTAAAGTGCAATTATTGTACGTACAACAATTACGCTAGATAATTATTCTGAAATTTGGGCCAAATTATTCTATTGAAATAATTTTGTTTCACCAAGTCAAGTCTCCCTCTCCCCTTTTTCTCCTTTATATGGGCTTTTGAGTAAAATAGCTTAGGAAGATTAGGAAGGTTGGCAAGTCTTTGGAATTTGTTTGCTTTAATCCACAACACTTTTTCTAGCCTTTCTTATACGGCAaattaaaagactaatgtgaaaaAGCGATTATTACCAACATTACACACATGTCatgtaattaaaataaatttaacaataaatttaattaaaataattgaagTCATCAaatccttttaattttattaatttattcaaaaatttttattattttcattagtTTCAGAAAATTTCGTACTGATAGaagattttttaataattaaaaaaatatctaatgttgtcttaatttttaaaatttatctccttgcttacatttttaaataaatgaaaaaactaaaaaaaaaatataatcaaaGAAATCTAATTGCAACTTTCAAAATAACATGTATAAGAGAGagatgaattaattaaaataaaatttttgatttagtaaaatgaTATTTTAATCATTTGAGAATGATTGctaaaactaattaaaaaaattaagagaattaattaatattaacaatatagataaatatttaaattatttttatgaattgAACCATCCCATTAAACTAACTGCTGACATTGAAATTAATATAAAAGTTTcaatattaaattgataaaattaaaattgaaaaggtTTACAAAGGTTGTGAACTTTTCTAATCATTGGGTTAATAGCAGTTGCTTCTTATGTAAGAGTTTTGAGTTTAATCTTTGACATTTCTAtatttattctaaatattttCAATGCATAATATATAATGAGCAAAGCCGATAGCTCCATCATTGAGCACTTTCCTCTTATGTATGAGGTTTTGAGATATCCTTATacatcaattaaatataaatttttttctgATATTTTATCATCGCTATAAATTCtactaaaattatatatatatataattttattttcagtACAAAATTGGTCAAAGCTAATGCTTCACTCATTGCAACTATGCTACAATTGATCtcaaaaattaaagttttaatcttaaaaatatgtaataattttagaaaaattaaatatattaatcataaatatttttgaaataattaatttttaaaatttatttttattaacatttaagataataattttttaaatggtTTTGAACTTCCAATTGtaatattatatgaaattatatatttttttatttttaattttatgaaggTCTAATTAATAGACCAATTAATAATTGATGGTGTAAATAATTAGAAATAATTGTCTCTTTTTCTCGCTATGATGGTGAATTATCTTAGAATAAATAAATGGAGAGACTCGAACTCAAAACCACACCATTCTCTCTACCTCAAAAGTGAAGAAAAACCAATCAAACTACCCTTAATATAATTGTTAATGTTTAATTTTGTGTAATGAATGTTAACCTATGTCACCAAACCATatgattttaaatatatatttcagTTGGCGATAGGCTAGCACCTTTGGGCTTTTTAGACCCAAGTTGTGCAATAATTTCAGTTGAGCTTCCCAGCTTTATCaactactttttctttttcttttttctttctttatattAATCAAAATATTATTATAGTGATAAAAAGAAACAAAGGGTGCAACAACCACTAATTTTTCATCACCAATAGAAGTTAGTTGCACCAATCATCATAtgttaaaattggagaaaatactACAATCATGTATAATCAATGGTTAAAATAGAATTATTGTACATACAATAATTACACTAAATAATTATTCTGAAAACAGGGCCATATTATTCTATTGAAATAATTTTGTATCACCAAGTCAagtctcatctctctctctctcttcccttcTTCTCCTTGGTATGGGCTTTTGAGTAAAATGGCATAAGAAAATTGGCAAGTCTTTGGAATTTATTTACTTTAATCCACAACACTTTTTGTAGCCATTTTTACACGGCACAATAAAAAGACAAATGTTCCACCTCTCATCATAtgtcaaaaatggagaaaattattGAGTGCAACTATTGTATGTACAATGGAATTATTCTAACGATTGATCATGATGGATCACTTTATAATCAATGGTTAAAGTGCAATTGTTGACTATTATATGGGTTTTCGAGTCAAATAGGAGTTTGGCAAGTTTATGGAATTTGAGTAAAACGATTGTCACTAATATTACGCATATTTCATATAAACCAACGATCACGTAATTATAatgaatcaaatttaatttaatataatatattttttttcaaattctaCAATTATTGCATGCCATGTCTCGGGTTTGATATTATGATGGAAAGGTTAAAAATGTATTTTTATAAAAcattatttttaatattgttgaaaaaaatggtttaattattttataattttataataaaaatgtattgaatttaattaatttcaaatcaatttttaatATTCATTATATATTGAATTCATGTTCTCAACAATAATCTAAATACCatgttaaataaattttatatatttgataCGTATTGAACATATTTTCACAcgccaaaattttttaaaattatttaattttgacattcttcatttttatttttatttttatttttttaccatactatttctcttgaattaattAATGAAACAACATCCTAACACTTTGAGCTTTCTCTAGACACCCAGTTGTATAATAATTTGAGTTGAGTTTCGTAGCTTGATCAAGTAAATGTTCCAACACACATCATGTCTTGAACTACTTGCTTTAGTCAAGTCTTGTGTGGCCTACCCATAAACAATTTTTCTTGCCTTTTTCATGTGGAAAAGTAAAGGAATTAGTTTGCTTTATCTGAGTCAAGTCTCGAGTGGAAGTGTGAATGTAATATGTACTGCCCAGCAACACTTTTTCTTGCTTTCTTTATAAGGCAGAATAAGTGACTTTATTGTTCATGGAAAATAATGCCATTTTGATTATGAATCTAACATAATAGGATTGAACCATTGGGCTAATAGCTCGATCGTTGAGCACTTGCTTGTTAGTTTGAAATCAATTTATTTGATTCGGAATTAAACCCAAACGACTAATTAATTGAAATGCAAAAATATAAAAACTGAAATAAGCCATAGTTACGAAAAGAATCGAACAAAATCAAATCaagtctcctctctctttctcactctctttccttcttctccTTTATATGGGCTTTTGAGTAAAATAGCATAGGAAATTTCGCAAGTCGTTGGATTTTGTTTGCATTAATCCACAACACTTTATATAAACTAATGTTAACGCAATTATAatgaatcaaatttaatttagtataatatatattttttcaaaatcTATAATTACTGAGTAGAATCACAAACACTTAAAATAAAGTGTTTTCTCTGTACTGCAAACTTGAGATTATCATGAAAAggttttttagaaaatatttttttaaatattattgaagattttgtttaataattatttcacaattttataattaaaatatatcaaatttaatttcaaattaatttttattattcattataattaatttatttaatgaattgcttttaacaatattaaataaatttttatgcatttaaaatgTGTTGAACACATTTTCATACAcgtcaaatttttttaaaattatttaattttgacaACATGGTTGGAACACGACGTCCTCTTTTttctgtttatttttatttttcttatcatattaactattatatatatatatatatatatatatatatatatatatatatatatatatatatataatttataagattAGTTATTAAGTAGTTGTTattattcataaaaatataattttaaaatttgaaataattaatttatatttttttatacattggaaagtaataatgtttaattcaagtttatttatttatttactttaaaCCCTTTTTCTTGCCTTTCTTTGTAAGGCATAATGGAAGACTTTGCATTACAAAATTTCATCTTAACATCCCTAACGATTGGGTCAAAGTTAATGCTTCAGTCATTGCAACTATGCTACAGATgatctcaaaaattaaaattttaatcataaaaatttgtggtaatttaaaaattaaatatgttaattataaatatttttgaaatgatcaatttttaaaatttatatatttttattaacattaataataataattttttaaaaatgattttgaatttctaattactatacaactcaactcaactcaactcaactaagcctttatcccaaaaatttggagtcggttatatggattcgttttctccactctaaacgattttgggttaaatcctcagaaatgtgtaatgcttctaggtcatgttgtactactctcctccaagtcaattttggtctacccctttttttctttctatcctctaacctaatgtgctctacttgtctaactggagcctccgtatgtctacgcttcacatgaccaaatcacctcGATCTccgttctctcaacttatcttcaattggcaccactcttacattttctctaatactctcattacggactttatctagtctagtatggccactcatctaccttaacattctcatctctgcaactcttatcttagacgcatacgactctttcagtgctcaacactcactaccatataacatagccgatcgtatggctgtacggtaaaattttcctttcaacttattgggaatcttacgatcacataaaactcccgtgacacgtctccacttcaaccatccggctttaatcctatgactaacatcctcctcacatcccccatctacttgaaggactgagcctagatatttaaagtgattactttgggacagtaccactctattcaaactaactccttccctatcaccagtttggccttcactgaacttgcaatgcatgtattctgtcttcgttctacttaacgaCGAGACCTCATTAGGTAGATAAAAAGACTTGAACTCGAGACCTCGTTATTCCCTCTAccttaaagattaaaaaaaatcaatcagATTGCCCTTGATTGGCATGAAACTATAATTTTATATGTCACCAAATCTATATGATTTTAAATGTATATGTCAGTtcgcaatctcatttttcagtaTTTTATAGACCCAGGTTGTATAATAATTTGAGttggcaatatatatatatatatatatatatatatatatatatatatatatatatatatatttggataTAGAAAGGAAATCTTGAAAGGAAAGTTATTTTTTGAAATAATCGTTGTATTCTTTTATCTTTCTCcaattattttctttcctttcatcTAAATATAGAGATTATTTCTTTCTATATTAAAACAagtaaaattactatttaatccttttattttaataaaattagcaatttaatcctcttattttcaaaaatatattaGTCGTTGTATTTGTTCCATCTACTTTTTAGTCTTTCCATTTAGTTTAAATTAAGTTTTCTATTTGTCAATTTAAAAGAGAGATAAATTACTATTATGAGAACTAAATAGTTCaagatttagaaaataaaaagagaGTATATAATTGTATTTTCAAATTacatgaattgaatgaaattataaaccGACACCTAAAATTACTATAACGACTAAGCAATATATGGAACAAAAATATAGAgaataactaatatatttttcagAATAGAGAACCAAATTGTAATACCCTCATCATAggtagtccatacgttctactgttccgataactAACATCTGTTCGGACaaccagaatgtctgaaactacacttaaactagggtaagaagacataaattgatgaaataatgaccaagaaaaattaagggaaaataaaaggaataaaatgtaactaggttaaaggagccggaaccacggcgatgggtgaccgtaccgggaagttacTGCATAGACAATTGACGATCCCAAACCTAcgagaaaccctagaaaataattttcgagacttaattaaaggtgtactgaggtacaaatgacattgaaaatatcaaaaaaatttagttaattggtacaggtaaaaataaaaatgaaatagacaatataaaattaaaggaaccgtcggatcagggatttagtcggtattactgaaaaagtttgactataacccaagagaggcattttggtcatttgacacctagagttgacttttgacctaaatgtccattaaaataagtgatatttaaattttgaaaatcccacaaaaatatgaaactatatgtaatgtaattaaaagaaacaTAAGGGGGAATTATTAGGAATATTAAAACTTTAAGTATTGaaatgaataaattaattttagcagAGCATAAATAGGCATAAGATGACAAACTTAACCCactcaacttcatcttcttcctaagCTCTCTCTCATGGCCGAATTCTTCTTCCATTCTTGCTCCATGAATGTTCATCTTTCAAGCTTATAATTCCTTTCATTTTCAGCATAAAACCATAAGTTCACTTGACTAAAATTAGTCACCACACATTGGGAAGTTTATAGGCAGCCAAGaaaagaagaaattttgaagtttttacAAGGTTGAGAAGctgccattaaaggttagtgcaagtTTTCTTCTCCTTTTCTTGTTAAATCTTAAATTGAGGTTGAAATGAGTGAGTATGACATGAAATTGGAAGAAAATGATTAGtagtttagaaccctagatttcgACAGCTTTGAAAATATGAGAGTTTAATGTtttcatgcatgtaaatggtgtttGGTGATGTTAATGGATGTTTAGATGAAGTTATATATGTGAGAAATTGATTGCATGTGTATATTGTGATTgacaaattggagttagggttttgacctaactattggagactttgtgtaattgttgaaatttgattgtgttgagatgaattgatgatgttagaagtgccatgaatgtcaatttgtagtttgggagttggaggaaatgaaatttggaagtgtACTTTTCCATGTAGGTTGAGACTTTGAAAATCTAGTGAatattttgagccataactgaaattgtgttgctccaattggtatgaggccaattggagatgaaactagacctaaaatgctccattttccatgaagaaaccatgcccaaagtcTGCCCAGAACTTGACCAAATTATTGTTCCAATCCGAATGACCAAATAGTGAAccgggaaaaatgaccaaatgaacagtacacattcatttggccataactccctctaaacaggtccaaatgacttgaattttataccattggaaagcttagatataggactacaactttcatgaggactacagagcccagaaatgccttaaacctaaccaaattgttggcccaagttaagtcaccaaaactgtccagaaccatattACCCAGAAATTACTAGACATAGgcttacttgaccagttttggcaaagaggtcataacttggtctacagaaatccaaatgcaatgaaatcagtggcaaaatttccataagacatcaatctacaatattggtattttgatcaAAACCCAGAAAGCAAGGGAACTAGatcaattggctaggtcaatttagtatgcaaattctggaaattgcctaaATGACCACTCGACCCCAGAatggtcttttagtcatatctcccactagaaaactccaattgggatgagccatagtgatctggaaacctaagaaatagggctgcaAAGGAAGTTTGGGCCCTCAAAATGTGAACTTCTGGCATGTGGAtggccatttttttttttcacaagttTTAGAGATTTCCTTTTTCATCTTTTTCACATATTTGATCACAGGGTGCAACTACATTGCAATTTCACCTTAAGCACTTTATGCATTTTGTTCCAAATAGCTTGTGATACCACTGCTAACAAATTTTTGATACATATGGTGCAGAAGGGGAAGTGCTAGTGCAACCACTTATGAGAACCTTGAGAGGGAGCTTTGATGgcttttttttttggtaatatATATGGTGGTTTTGTTTATTTTTCCGTTAGTCCTAGTTTAGTGCATTAATCAAgctttaagaattttttttttaaaattagagCACTATGGTTCTTCTCATAGTTGTCCAATAGTTTTTATGTCTGCAGAATCAGAATTTTTGAAGATATTAGTTAGAGAAAATAATGTTGGCAATTTCCTGAGCCAATACAACATTGTTAGACACATAATTttggtgattttttttttctccattatGCATCTAAAACATCTTTCTTTCTCTTTATGTGAAGTTGATAAGTTATGAGTGAAAGCAGAGAAGAGAAGAGAATTAGGGAGGGATGAAAGAGATAGATGGGGACATTTCTAGATGTATTGCTTTCCAAATTTCTACTGCTTAATTCACTTTGTTTGAGTGTTTGTTTTTTCCTCCATTTAGTCTCTTATGCTTTTAAGTCAACAAAAAAATGGTAAGAAAAAAATTTTGGGTAGCCCTTTGACTTTGATGAAAGTATATGTAATGTGACTGCACAATTGGCAATACTCCCCTTCCAAGGTCCAACAATGAGGGCATTGGATCTGTTAGAGCTGTAAGAGTTTTCTTAGAGACTCAAAAGTCAAAGATATTTTGTATGTTAACTTTAGTTAGTATAATGTTTGGTATAAAGGAGTGATAATGCAGAATTTATAGAGTAAATTCTGAAAAGTAATTCTGCA encodes:
- the LOC110665967 gene encoding cuscuta receptor 1-like, with the translated sequence MRLIKQLLVALVIASLLEGWWSCDGCLENERNALLQLKASFNYPERMSLFSWGLLTDDCCKWENIHCSSTTGRVSKLSIRRDYWAFEWCFNASLFLPFQELTSLSLRNNHIIDCVENEGFERLERLSKLEFLDLEYNWFNNKSIVSSIGHLSSLKSLNLADNRLESVTDIQGLSSLQNLEFLDLSSNNFNNSIIPLLSVFSSLKSLTLIDNRLENITNFQELDALGNLKVLSLRRNQITKVVDSRDIKIIRNLSSLFLDDNNGDGRSSIQLELLGAYPFLKTLSLMNNSFKGGIFAQEMGNFSSVEELSLDGSSLDEESFKSLRALPSLKFLSMQGPNADLPSQGLSMISIFK